GCCGGAGAGGAAAGGCTTCTCCAGCATCGGTCTGGCCAACGTGTACGAACGGATGCGTATGACGTTCGGCGACGCATTCCGGATGGAGATCGACAGCGAACCGGGCAGAGGCACCTGCGTGACGATGTATATTCCGAAGCATAAGGAGGAGAGCGAACATGTATAAAGTCATGCTCGTGGATGACGATTATCCGGTGCTCGAGTTTTTGTCCGAATCGATTCCGTGGGACAAGCTGGGCATGACCTTGATCGGACAATATGAGAACGGTGCGGTCGCACTGGAAGCGGCGCAGGCCCAAATGCCCGACATCGTCGTAACCGACATCGGGATGCCGCGGATGAACGGGCTCGAGCTGATCCGCGCGCTTAAGGAGCTGAAGCCGGGCATACGTTTTGCGATATTATCGTGCCACAGCGAATTTCATTATGCGCAGCAGGCGCTCAAGCTGAACGTCCAGGACTATTTGCTGAAGGACACGCTCGACCCGGACGATTTGCTGAAGCTGCTGGAGCAGTTCAAAGCGAGCCTGGACGAGGAGCAGGGCCGCTTTGAGCAGCAAAACGAGCTGCGCCACATGGTCAACCGCAACCGCGAGCGGCATAAGGAAAGCTTCATCCGCAGCACGGTTCACGAACCGATTCTCAGTGTGGAATCGTGGCTTGCCGAGGCCGAATCGTTCGGCCTGCAGCTTAAGGGACGAATATGCCTGCCGGTCGCCTGCTACATCGACGGCCAAAGATCGGCGCGGCAGCGCTTCGTCACGGATGATGTGCTGCGTTTTGCGGTCAACAATATTCTCGAAGAAATTTTCCGGAACGAGCAGAACGGCACGGTCAATTTTACCTATGATGTGCTGCGCTCCTACATCCTCATTCCTTCGCAGGGCGGATTGAAAACGAATCCTTACGATGAGGCCGTGACGTTTTTAAGCAAGCTGCAGTCGACGGTTGAGGCGACGGTGAAGATCAAGCTTTCGTTTATCATCGGCAAAACATGCGGCGAACCGCTCGAGCTGAGGCGCGAACTTGCCGAGCTGCTCGGCTCGTCCGGCCAGCGGTTTTATATGCGCAGCAGGTCGGTGGAGAAGAAGGAGCAGCCGTTTTTCTCCAAAGCCGATTTGTTCGAATCTTACGATGAAGCGGTCAGCGGCTTCCGCGAGGCGCTGATCGGAGGAAACGCCGCAGCGGTGCAGCCGATGGTTTCCCATTGGATGAAATATTTGCGCAAGGAGCGCTTCCGTCCGGATACGGTCAAGGACTGGGTGCTCAAGCTTGTGCTCGATTTGAAGCTGAAGCTGCAGTCGATGCAGCTGTTCCGGAATTCGTCTTCGGTGGAGGTATTGCACCGGGAACTGCTGGAGATGGATACGCTCGAGGAGATCGAGGATTGGATGATCCATTTCTTCGAATCTTCGCTGGCCGTCGTCGAAGGCGTCAAAGTGCTGAGCAAACGCACGGAGGTGCTCGATGCGTGCCAGTACGTGTCGCTGCACCTGAACCGGAAAATCAGCCTGGACGAAGTGGCCGAGCATCTTTATATGAACCCGAGCTACTTCAGCCGCCTGTTCAAAAAGGAAACCGGGGAAACGTTTATCGAATACGTCAATCGGATGAAGGTGGACCGGGCCAAGGAGCTGCTCGATCAAACCAACCTGTCCGTCGCCAAGATCGGCGAGGCGCTCGGTTATGACAACCACAGCTATTTTATCAAAATGTTCAAGTCGGTCGCCGGAGTCACCCCTCTGGAATATCGGGGGGAATCCGCCTCTTCGAGAGTGTAGCTCTTCACTGGATTTTTACGGGGCTCTCCCAAAAGTACTCGGAATCGGCTACAGAGGATCACTTCACTTTTGGGGGACCAGAATAGTAAAAATAACGTCGAGAGAAGTCAATATCGCGTCATCCTGCCGCCGGAACGAGTTGCTATAATGGGCTTGTAAACGAAAACATCGAGGGCAAGACCGAATACAGATAATGGAGGGGCACTATGAAGAGCAGAAAAGCAAAAACTTGGACAAGCGCGGCAGTCGGCGCCGTTGCGGTCAGCATGCTGGCCGGCTGCGCATCCGGAGGCGACCAAGCGGGCGGCAGCACCGGCGGCAGCGGAGGACCGGTTACGATCAAATTCCACAGCTTCGGCAGCGAAGAGCAGCAGGCGTGGAGCAAAGTTTTGGCCGGATTCGAGAAAAAATATCCTAACATCAAAGTGGACATGGTCAACCTGAGCGAAAAGGGCGACACGCAGGAATACGCGAAAAAGCTTGATCTTGCCGCCGCTTCCGGCGAAGAGATGGACGTCATGATGTTCAGCGAACCCGGCATGTACGCCCAGCGCGTCGCGCTCGGCATGGCTGCGCCGCTGGATGAGTTCATCCAGAAGGAAGGCTTCAAGGTAACCGAGGAATACAAGGTCGATACGCAGCTGAACGGCAAATATTACGCGCTTCCGGGCAAGTTCAACCCTTGGTACGTCATGCTCAACAAGGACCATTTGAAAGAAGCGGGTCTCGAAGTGCCGAAGGATTGGACTTGGGATCAGTTTATGGATTATGCCAAAAAGCTGACCAAAGGCGAAGGCACGTCCAAACGGTACGGCACGTATTTCCACGGGCCGCAGGGCGGCGGCTGGCTGGAGTTTACGAGACTGGCGCTTGCCAATCAGCCGGACAACTCCGACTATTTGAAGGCGGACGGCACATCGAACCTCGCTAACCCGCTGTTCCGCAAATCGATCGAAATGCGTTACCAGATGGAGAAGGTCGACAAATCGGCGACTCCGTATACGGATATGATTTCCCAGAAGCTGCATTACCGCCCGCAATTTTTCAACCAGTCGGCGAGCATGGTCGTGATCGGCAGCTGGATGAACTCCGAGCTTGGCGGAACGGAGCAATTCCCGCTGAACTTTAACGTTGCGGTAGCGCCGTTCCCGAAAAACAACGCTTCCGATCCGGGCGGCTACTCGATGGTAACGACGGACTTCATGGCGGTAGCTGAAAAATCGAAGCACAAAGCGGAAGCTTTCCAATTCATCCGCTACCTGACCACGGAAGGCGTGCTCGTTCAAGGCAAATACGTACCATCCTGGACGAAAGTGAAAAACGAAGAGCTCGGCACGATCATCGATACGATTCTGGCCGGAACGAAGAGCCCGGACAAAGTCGACAAAGAATCGCTGAAAGCGGTGCTGATGAATGCCCGCGCTTCCAAGCTTGTGCCTCCGACCTCTTATCAGGCCGACGTGTACAAAGTGATCAACGAAGAATACGAGAAGCTGATTTTGGAAAAGCAAAATCTCGATACGATGATCAAAAACACGCAGGAGCGAACGCAAAAAATTATTGATTCCAACAAGAAATAATATATGGATTTGCATCGGAATAGAGAGAACTTCGGGTTCTCTCTATTTTTAACGGTTATGAGTCGGAAAGAGAGCGTGAGCGCAGATGATCAATTCCAAGCTGCCGTCCGTTTGGTACGGCGGGGATTATAATCCGGACCAATGGCCGGAAGAGATATGGCCCCAAGACATGCGGCTGTTCCGCAAGGCCGGCATCAATATCGTGACGCTGCCGGTGTTCAGTTGGGCGAAGCTGCAGCCGTCCGAGGACGTTTATACGTTCGAGTGGCTGGACCGGATTTTGAATTTGGCCGCGGAGAACGGCATCTATGCGTGCCTTGCCACATCCACGGCGGCGCAGCCCGCCTGGATGTCGAGGAAGTACCCGGACGTGCTTCCGGTCGATGTCGACGGGAGGAAGCGGACCCACGGCTCCCGCGTCAATTTTTGCCCGAACAGTCCGACGTACAGGCTGTATTCGGTACGTCTCGCCGCAAAGCTGGCGGAACGGTACAAGGATCATCCGGCCCTGCTGATCTGGCACATCGGCAACGAATACGGCCCGCACTGCTACTGCAGCAACTGCGCGGCCCAGTTCCGCGTATGGCTGCGGGCGAAATACGGCACCGTAGAGGAGCTGAACCGCCGGTGGAACATGAGCTTCTGGGGACATACGGCGTACGACTGGGACGACATCGTGCCGCCGTCGAATCTGAGCGGCGACAACCGCTGCTTCCAGAGCATGATGCTCGACTACAAGCGGTTTATGTCGGATTCGATTTTGGCCTGCTATCAGGGCGAATATGACGCGGTGAAGCGGATTACGCCGGACGTGCCGGTGACGACGAATATTTGGGGGCTGTTTAACGGCCTCGATCTGAAAAAGTGGGCGGACCGGATGGACGTCGTCTCCTGGGACAGCTATCCGCAGATGAACGAGCCGATGTCCAATGTGGCGATGCGCCACGACTATATGCGGGGCTTAAAGGACGGCAAGCCGTTTATGCTGATGGAGCAGACGCCGAGCCAGCAAAACTGGCAGCCGTACAACAGCTTGAAGCGGCCCGGCGTTATGCGGCTGTGGAGCTATCAGGCGGTGGCGCGCGGTGCGGATACGGTGATGTTTTTCCAGCTGCGAAGGTCGTTCGGCGCCTGCGAGAAATATCACGGCGCGATGATCGAGCATGTCGGCCACGAAAATACGCGCGTATTCCGCGAGTGCGCCGAGCTCGGCCGCGAGCTTAAGGCGCTCGGGGATACGCTGCTCGATTCGCGGCTGGATCATCAGGCCGCGATGCTGTTCGACATCGATACGTGGAATGCGGTGGAAATCACGAGCGGCCCGAGCGTCGACCTCGATTATTTGAAGCAAGCGCAGAAGTATTATAAGGCGTTTTACGACCAAAACATTGGCATGGACGTGATCAGTCCTTTAAGCGATTTGTCGTCCTATAAGCTGATCGTCGCACCGGTGCTTTATATGCTGAAGCCGGGAGTGGCCGAGCGGATCAAGGAGTTTGTCCGCCAGGGCGGCGTATTTGTGACGACTTTTTTCAGCGGCATCGTGAACGAAAACGATCTGGTGACGCTCGGCGGCTACCCGGGCGAGCTGCGCGATTTGCTCGGCATTTGGGTCGAGGAGATCGACAGCCTGCCGCCGGAGATGAAAAACCGCATCGTCATGCAGGTCGAGGGCCGCTTCGGCCGCGTCCAGGACGAGTATGAATGCGGCTTGCTCTGCGATCTGCTCCACCTGGAAGGGGCGAAGGCGCTTGCCGTATATGGCGACGACTTCTATGCGGGCATGCCCGTGTTGACGGAAAACGGCTTCGGCCAAGGCCTGGCTTATTACGTCGCCGCCGATGCCGAGCAGCGGTTTATCGCGGATTTGTGCGCCACGCTGTGCGAGCGGGCCGGTCTTCGCGCGCCGCTGGACGCCGATCCGGGGATCGAGCTGACGCGCCGATACAAGGATGACCGGCGGTATACGTTCGTGCTGAACCATAATCGAGGGAAGGCGGCTGTCCGCCTGGACGGTCCGTATACCGATCTGCTGACCGGCCTGGTGCACGAAGCCGTCTTGGAACTTGATGCATATGGCGTAGCGATTCTTGAGGGATGATCCCCATACATTTTGTGGCGCGGACTTTTTTTACATGTCCATAAATTGATTTATAGGCGAGGAGCGGAGAAAAAATGACGGAATGGACAGGACAGGCGGACTGGGCTCGGGAAGCTTGGGGCAGCATTGTAAACAAAGTGGCGAGAACGAGCAAGCGCATCGGCGACGGGTTTCCGCATGCCAGCGTAAACGGACAGTACAAGCTCGAACCGGCGTCCTGGTGGACGGCGGGCTTTTGGCCGGGGCTGCTTTGGCTCATATACCGGGATACGAAGGATGAATCGCTGCGGCTGCTTGCGGAATCGTGCGAACGGCAGCTCGATCAGGTGATTATGGATTATTACAAGCTCGATCACGATATCGGCTTCATGTGGACGCTGACGAGCGTGGCCCGCTACAAGCTGCTCGGAGCGGACGATTCGAAGCGCCGCGCGCTGCTTGCGGCGAATTTGCTGGCCGCGCGCTTCAACGTGCAAGGAGGATACATTCGCGCCTGGAACCCGTGGCGGGAAGGAGAGCGAAACGAAGGCTGGGCGATCATCGACTGCATGATGAACCTGCCGCTGCTGCATTGGGCCGCCAAAACGACCGGCGATCCGCGCTACAAGCATATCGCGGTCCGACACGCAGACACGGTGCTCGAGCACTTCATCCGGCCGGACGGCTCGGTGAACCATATCGTCATCTTCGATCCGGAAACCGGCGAGAAGGTGGGCGTGAACGGCGGACAAGGCTATGCGCCCGAGTCGGCCTGGTCCCGCGGAACCGCGTGGGCTTTGTACGGCATGAGCCTCAGCCATATGCATACGGGAAGCGAAGCGTATCTGAATGCAGCGAAGCGCGTGGCGCATTTCTTTATCGCGAATTTGCCGGAAGATCACGTGCCGCATTGGGACTTCCGGCTGCCCGAGGACGTGCCGGCATACCGCGATTCGTCCGCGGGAGCCTGCGCGGCCTGCGGCCTGCTGCTGCTTGCCGATCAGGTCGGCGGACGGGAAGCGGCGCTGTACCGCCGGGCGGGCGAGAACATCCTGCATTCGCTGTACGCGAACTACGGCGCATGGGAAACGGAAGCGGAGGAAGGGCTTATCCTTCACGGAACGAGCCATTTCCCCGAGCAAAAAAACATCGACGTTCCGCTTATTTACGGCGATTATTATTTTGCCGAAGGCATCGCCCGACTAAACGGCAGCCGCGAGCTTTTCTGGTAAGCCGCCGGCCGGCATACTTCATGAGCAAATTCATTCCGATCCTCGGCCTGCATGGCCGGGGATTATTTTTTGCGGATCCAAACGATTCACGCGAAAATTACCCCAATAAATGGATGTTGATGATATACTGAGGGTAAACAGTTCGAACGGGGGTTCATGATGTTTCAGTCGAAACAAGGCTCTAATAAGAGTAAAGCAACGCCCGTTCGGAAAATTTCGGACCCGCAGCCGGCCGGTGTAACGCATGCAGACACCGCCGCCTTGCAGCGGATGGGGGATCCGGCGGCACCGCTTGTCCACTCGGATTTTGCGCATCTGCAGCGGATGCTCGGCAACGCGGCTACGATCCGGTTATTGACGGAGGGCCCGCACAACGCACCGGTTCAGCGGGTGAACGATCCGGCGGCTTCGGATGCACCCAAAACGGCGGAGCCGCAGGAAGCTTCGGAGAGGCCTAACCGCACCGGCATGCCCGACCGTTTGAAAAGAGGCCTCGAGTCGCTTTCCGGCTACGATTTGTCCGATGTGAAGGTGCATTATAATTCTGCCAAGCCGGCCAAGTTGGGGGCGCTGGCCTACGCGCAGGGCGGCGAGATTCATCTCGGACCGGGCCAGGAGCGGCATTTGCCGCACGAAGGCTGGCACGTCGTGCAGCAGCGTCAGGGCCGCGTGCAGCCCGGTTACCAGGCCAAGGGGGCGGCCGTTAACGATGATCCCGCGCTGGAAGCGGAAGCGGATGCCATGGGGGCAAAAGCCGAGAAGTACTCCGGGTTCGGCACCGGCGCCCCGTCCGGCACGCTCAGGACGCCGCTGCCGCAAAGTTCGGACAATGTCGCCCAGCTCCGCACGATAAAGCTGTCGGACGGTACGGACATTGACATTCTCCGGATGGAGTTTTCCGATATCATCGCGTTGTTTGAAAGGCTGAGGACAGCCGAGTTATGGTCCGATATTTTGAGATTGTCGCAGGAGATGGTCTACGCGCCGAGAAACTACAGCTCGATTCCTCCGCGGTTCTCCGAGATCGTGAACGAGGCGGAGCAGGTCGCGGGCGACACTTATACGAAAGTAAAAAGCGACAAGCGCGGACATGCGTTTTCGATGCATTTGCCGTCGGATAAGATGGTGACTGCCCATGAAGTCAATGACAGTCTGGGCGGCGACGATTTGGCCGGTCCCAGCGAAGAAGAGCGCAAGAAGGTCCGGCTTAAGCTGCGCACGTTATACGGCATGAACCCGAGCACGGGGGAAAAGGGGCATTTCGCCCCTGTGTCAGGCGGATTTCTAAGCAAGAAAACCGCCAGCCTTGCGGTTCTTTATGTCAGCGAACGGCTTGAACGGTTGAAAAAAGCAGGCAGCATTCAAGAAAGGCACAAGCTGGTCGTTCAGCTGTTTCCGAACGCCGTCATCAAATTTGCCGGGGGCTCGAAGAGCGTCACGAAGGAAATGGATGCAGGGGAGCGATTCATCATTCTCATTCCGTTCCTCGAGGTGTTCGGATCGACTCCTATCGCATCGATTTGGTACTCGGTCGAACGTACTGCCCGGAGTGGCCAAGTCAAGAGCAAAACCGTCAAGGACGTCAAGGATGCGCTGAACAACGGTACGGAGGAAGTGACGCCGCGCGCGGAGAAAGCTTGGATTTTCGCGATCGCCGATGTCGGCAGTGACGACTACGCGATTACGACGCTGTACATCAGCGACGATAACGCGTTCCGGGAGGAAAATTCCGGCAGGGATACGCATATGCTCAGCGGAGATTTGCCCGAATCGTCGCCGCTGAGTCTGAGCGAGCTGAGCAAGGAGCGTGAGAGCATCGATCTGGCCACTCTCCGGATGGCTCAGGTGAGAGCCGTCGATTTGGAAAAAACGTTAAATAAAAAGGTGGTTTCGACGCCGAGTCAAGGGCTGAATTGTTTGATTTACGCGATGGCTATCTCGGCAGGCGTGCCGATGGACGCTGACGCCGCCGCTGCGCTTCGGACCGTGCTCGTCCAAAACGATTTGGCAGCCCCGCAAGGATATATCGAAGCGGGCATCCGGCAGGTACAAACGATCGCCATCCAATTGGGAATAACGAACGGCACCTTCGTGATTCACAATACGTACAACAATATCCAGCAGCCGCTGCAGGTCGTGGTCGGGAGCGGCGCCCCCCAATACGATATCATCCATACATTGAACCATTATAATGCGACGCTGTAACACGAAGCCCTGACTGCAGAATCTGATAAGGCTGAAGTAAGCCCTCAGCTGAATGGATTCTAGC
The window above is part of the Paenibacillus hamazuiensis genome. Proteins encoded here:
- a CDS encoding response regulator transcription factor; this encodes MYKVMLVDDDYPVLEFLSESIPWDKLGMTLIGQYENGAVALEAAQAQMPDIVVTDIGMPRMNGLELIRALKELKPGIRFAILSCHSEFHYAQQALKLNVQDYLLKDTLDPDDLLKLLEQFKASLDEEQGRFEQQNELRHMVNRNRERHKESFIRSTVHEPILSVESWLAEAESFGLQLKGRICLPVACYIDGQRSARQRFVTDDVLRFAVNNILEEIFRNEQNGTVNFTYDVLRSYILIPSQGGLKTNPYDEAVTFLSKLQSTVEATVKIKLSFIIGKTCGEPLELRRELAELLGSSGQRFYMRSRSVEKKEQPFFSKADLFESYDEAVSGFREALIGGNAAAVQPMVSHWMKYLRKERFRPDTVKDWVLKLVLDLKLKLQSMQLFRNSSSVEVLHRELLEMDTLEEIEDWMIHFFESSLAVVEGVKVLSKRTEVLDACQYVSLHLNRKISLDEVAEHLYMNPSYFSRLFKKETGETFIEYVNRMKVDRAKELLDQTNLSVAKIGEALGYDNHSYFIKMFKSVAGVTPLEYRGESASSRV
- a CDS encoding ABC transporter substrate-binding protein, with product MKSRKAKTWTSAAVGAVAVSMLAGCASGGDQAGGSTGGSGGPVTIKFHSFGSEEQQAWSKVLAGFEKKYPNIKVDMVNLSEKGDTQEYAKKLDLAAASGEEMDVMMFSEPGMYAQRVALGMAAPLDEFIQKEGFKVTEEYKVDTQLNGKYYALPGKFNPWYVMLNKDHLKEAGLEVPKDWTWDQFMDYAKKLTKGEGTSKRYGTYFHGPQGGGWLEFTRLALANQPDNSDYLKADGTSNLANPLFRKSIEMRYQMEKVDKSATPYTDMISQKLHYRPQFFNQSASMVVIGSWMNSELGGTEQFPLNFNVAVAPFPKNNASDPGGYSMVTTDFMAVAEKSKHKAEAFQFIRYLTTEGVLVQGKYVPSWTKVKNEELGTIIDTILAGTKSPDKVDKESLKAVLMNARASKLVPPTSYQADVYKVINEEYEKLILEKQNLDTMIKNTQERTQKIIDSNKK
- a CDS encoding beta-galactosidase, yielding MINSKLPSVWYGGDYNPDQWPEEIWPQDMRLFRKAGINIVTLPVFSWAKLQPSEDVYTFEWLDRILNLAAENGIYACLATSTAAQPAWMSRKYPDVLPVDVDGRKRTHGSRVNFCPNSPTYRLYSVRLAAKLAERYKDHPALLIWHIGNEYGPHCYCSNCAAQFRVWLRAKYGTVEELNRRWNMSFWGHTAYDWDDIVPPSNLSGDNRCFQSMMLDYKRFMSDSILACYQGEYDAVKRITPDVPVTTNIWGLFNGLDLKKWADRMDVVSWDSYPQMNEPMSNVAMRHDYMRGLKDGKPFMLMEQTPSQQNWQPYNSLKRPGVMRLWSYQAVARGADTVMFFQLRRSFGACEKYHGAMIEHVGHENTRVFRECAELGRELKALGDTLLDSRLDHQAAMLFDIDTWNAVEITSGPSVDLDYLKQAQKYYKAFYDQNIGMDVISPLSDLSSYKLIVAPVLYMLKPGVAERIKEFVRQGGVFVTTFFSGIVNENDLVTLGGYPGELRDLLGIWVEEIDSLPPEMKNRIVMQVEGRFGRVQDEYECGLLCDLLHLEGAKALAVYGDDFYAGMPVLTENGFGQGLAYYVAADAEQRFIADLCATLCERAGLRAPLDADPGIELTRRYKDDRRYTFVLNHNRGKAAVRLDGPYTDLLTGLVHEAVLELDAYGVAILEG
- a CDS encoding glycoside hydrolase family 88 protein, yielding MTEWTGQADWAREAWGSIVNKVARTSKRIGDGFPHASVNGQYKLEPASWWTAGFWPGLLWLIYRDTKDESLRLLAESCERQLDQVIMDYYKLDHDIGFMWTLTSVARYKLLGADDSKRRALLAANLLAARFNVQGGYIRAWNPWREGERNEGWAIIDCMMNLPLLHWAAKTTGDPRYKHIAVRHADTVLEHFIRPDGSVNHIVIFDPETGEKVGVNGGQGYAPESAWSRGTAWALYGMSLSHMHTGSEAYLNAAKRVAHFFIANLPEDHVPHWDFRLPEDVPAYRDSSAGACAACGLLLLADQVGGREAALYRRAGENILHSLYANYGAWETEAEEGLILHGTSHFPEQKNIDVPLIYGDYYFAEGIARLNGSRELFW
- a CDS encoding DUF4157 domain-containing protein; this encodes MFQSKQGSNKSKATPVRKISDPQPAGVTHADTAALQRMGDPAAPLVHSDFAHLQRMLGNAATIRLLTEGPHNAPVQRVNDPAASDAPKTAEPQEASERPNRTGMPDRLKRGLESLSGYDLSDVKVHYNSAKPAKLGALAYAQGGEIHLGPGQERHLPHEGWHVVQQRQGRVQPGYQAKGAAVNDDPALEAEADAMGAKAEKYSGFGTGAPSGTLRTPLPQSSDNVAQLRTIKLSDGTDIDILRMEFSDIIALFERLRTAELWSDILRLSQEMVYAPRNYSSIPPRFSEIVNEAEQVAGDTYTKVKSDKRGHAFSMHLPSDKMVTAHEVNDSLGGDDLAGPSEEERKKVRLKLRTLYGMNPSTGEKGHFAPVSGGFLSKKTASLAVLYVSERLERLKKAGSIQERHKLVVQLFPNAVIKFAGGSKSVTKEMDAGERFIILIPFLEVFGSTPIASIWYSVERTARSGQVKSKTVKDVKDALNNGTEEVTPRAEKAWIFAIADVGSDDYAITTLYISDDNAFREENSGRDTHMLSGDLPESSPLSLSELSKERESIDLATLRMAQVRAVDLEKTLNKKVVSTPSQGLNCLIYAMAISAGVPMDADAAAALRTVLVQNDLAAPQGYIEAGIRQVQTIAIQLGITNGTFVIHNTYNNIQQPLQVVVGSGAPQYDIIHTLNHYNATL